A genomic window from Balaenoptera acutorostrata chromosome 20, mBalAcu1.1, whole genome shotgun sequence includes:
- the SEPTIN4 gene encoding septin-4 isoform X2 translates to MDRSLGWQGSSVPEDRTEAGASPGDYGYQQIKRFLEDADDAELNKFVKDFPGSETYHQPEAKTWVYRPQILEPRPQASDLCQDDLEFRPPSWPQPSDSQQYISASAPLSPSARPRSPWGKLDPYDSSEDDKEYVGFATLPNQVHRKSVKKGESGLGKSTLVNSLFLTDLYRDRKLLSAEERIMQTVEITKHAVDIEEKGVKLRLTIVDTPGFGDAVNNTECWKPVAEYIDQQFEQYFRDESGLNRKNIQDNRVHCCLYFISPFGHGLRPLDVEFMKALHQRVNIVPILAKADTLTPPEVERKKRKIREEIEHFGIKVYQFPDCDSDEDEDFKLQDQALKESIPFAVIGSNTVVEARGRRVRGRLYPWGIVEVENPGHCDFVKLRTMLVRTHMQDLKDVTRETHYENYRAQCIQSMTRLVVKERNRNKLTRESGTDFPIPAVPPGTDPETERLIREKDEELRRMQEMLHKIQRQMKETH, encoded by the exons ATGGACCGTTCACTGGGATGGCAAGGCAGTTCTGTCCCTGAGGACAGAACTGAAGCTGGG GCAAGCCCTGGAGACTACGGCTATCAGCAG ATTAAGCGCTTTCTGGAGGACGCGGATGATGCAGAACTGAACAAGTTCGTGAAGGATTTCCCAGGAAGCGAGACCTACCACCAACCAGAGGCCAAGACCTGGGTGTACAGGCCCCAAATCCTGGAGCCGAGGCCCCAGGCCTCGGACCTCTGCCAGGATGACCTGGAGTTCAGACCCCCTTCGTGGCCCCAGCCCTCTGACAGCCAGCAGTACATCTCTGCCTCAGCCCCTCTCAGCCCCTCAGCCCGGCCCCGCAGCCCGTGGGGCAAGCTCGATCCCTATGACTCCTCTGAG GATGACAAGGAGTATGTGGGCTTTGCGACCCTCCCCAATCAAGTCCACCGAAAGTCCGTGAAGAAAG GAGAGTCTGGTCTGGGGAAATCCACTCTCGTCAATAGCCTCTTCCTCACTGATCTGTACCGGGACCGGAAACTCCTCAGTGCTGAAg AGCGGATCATGCAAACAGTGGAGATCACTAAACATGCAGTGGACATAGAAGAGAAGGGTGTGAAGCTGCGGCTCACCATTGTGGACACACCGGGTTTTGGGGATGCGGTCAACAACACAGAGTG CTGGAAGCCTGTGGCAGAATACATCGACCAGCAGTTTGAGCAGTATTTCCGAGATGAGAGTGGCCTGAACCGCAAGAACATCCAAGACAACAGGGTGCACTGCTGCCTGTACTTCATCTCGCCCTTCGGCCACGG GCTCCGGCCATTGGATGTTGAATTTATGAAGGCCCTGCATCAGCGGGTCAACATCGTGCCTATCTTGGCAAAGGCGGACACACTGACACCTCCAGAAGTGGAGCGCAAGAAACGCAAA ATCCGGGAGGAGATTGAGCACTTTGGAATCAAGGTCTACCAATTCCCAGACTGTGACTCTGACGAGGATGAGGACTTCAAATTACAGGACCAAGCCCTAAAG GAAAGCATCCCATTTGCTGTAATTGGGAGCAACACTGTGGTAGAGGCCAGAGGGCGGCGAGTTCGGGGCCGGCTCTACCCCTGGGGCATTGTGGAAG TGGAAAACCCAGGGCACTGCGACTTTGTGAAGCTGCGGACAATGCTGGTGCGTACTCACATGCAGGACCTGAAGGACGTGACACGGGAGACACATTATGAGAACTACCGGGCACAGTGCATCCAGAGCATGACCCGCCTGGTGGTGAAAGAACGGAATCGCAA caAACTGACTCGAGAGAGTGGTACCGACTTCCCCATTCCTGCTGTCCCACCAGGGACAGATCCAGAAACCGAGAGGCTGATCCGAGAGAAAGATGAGGAG CTGCGACGGATGCAGGAGATGCTGCACAAAATCCAAAGACAGATGAAGGAGACCCATTAG
- the SEPTIN4 gene encoding septin-4 isoform X3, with the protein MDRSLGWQGSSVPEDRTEAGIKRFLEDADDAELNKFVKDFPGSETYHQPEAKTWVYRPQILEPRPQASDLCQDDLEFRPPSWPQPSDSQQYISASAPLSPSARPRSPWGKLDPYDSSEDDKEYVGFATLPNQVHRKSVKKGFDFTLMVAGESGLGKSTLVNSLFLTDLYRDRKLLSAEERIMQTVEITKHAVDIEEKGVKLRLTIVDTPGFGDAVNNTECWKPVAEYIDQQFEQYFRDESGLNRKNIQDNRVHCCLYFISPFGHGLRPLDVEFMKALHQRVNIVPILAKADTLTPPEVERKKRKIREEIEHFGIKVYQFPDCDSDEDEDFKLQDQALKESIPFAVIGSNTVVEARGRRVRGRLYPWGIVEVENPGHCDFVKLRTMLVRTHMQDLKDVTRETHYENYRAQCIQSMTRLVVKERNRNKLTRESGTDFPIPAVPPGTDPETERLIREKDEELRRMQEMLHKIQRQMKETH; encoded by the exons ATGGACCGTTCACTGGGATGGCAAGGCAGTTCTGTCCCTGAGGACAGAACTGAAGCTGGG ATTAAGCGCTTTCTGGAGGACGCGGATGATGCAGAACTGAACAAGTTCGTGAAGGATTTCCCAGGAAGCGAGACCTACCACCAACCAGAGGCCAAGACCTGGGTGTACAGGCCCCAAATCCTGGAGCCGAGGCCCCAGGCCTCGGACCTCTGCCAGGATGACCTGGAGTTCAGACCCCCTTCGTGGCCCCAGCCCTCTGACAGCCAGCAGTACATCTCTGCCTCAGCCCCTCTCAGCCCCTCAGCCCGGCCCCGCAGCCCGTGGGGCAAGCTCGATCCCTATGACTCCTCTGAG GATGACAAGGAGTATGTGGGCTTTGCGACCCTCCCCAATCAAGTCCACCGAAAGTCCGTGAAGAAAGGTTTTGACTTTACCCTCATGGTGGCAG GAGAGTCTGGTCTGGGGAAATCCACTCTCGTCAATAGCCTCTTCCTCACTGATCTGTACCGGGACCGGAAACTCCTCAGTGCTGAAg AGCGGATCATGCAAACAGTGGAGATCACTAAACATGCAGTGGACATAGAAGAGAAGGGTGTGAAGCTGCGGCTCACCATTGTGGACACACCGGGTTTTGGGGATGCGGTCAACAACACAGAGTG CTGGAAGCCTGTGGCAGAATACATCGACCAGCAGTTTGAGCAGTATTTCCGAGATGAGAGTGGCCTGAACCGCAAGAACATCCAAGACAACAGGGTGCACTGCTGCCTGTACTTCATCTCGCCCTTCGGCCACGG GCTCCGGCCATTGGATGTTGAATTTATGAAGGCCCTGCATCAGCGGGTCAACATCGTGCCTATCTTGGCAAAGGCGGACACACTGACACCTCCAGAAGTGGAGCGCAAGAAACGCAAA ATCCGGGAGGAGATTGAGCACTTTGGAATCAAGGTCTACCAATTCCCAGACTGTGACTCTGACGAGGATGAGGACTTCAAATTACAGGACCAAGCCCTAAAG GAAAGCATCCCATTTGCTGTAATTGGGAGCAACACTGTGGTAGAGGCCAGAGGGCGGCGAGTTCGGGGCCGGCTCTACCCCTGGGGCATTGTGGAAG TGGAAAACCCAGGGCACTGCGACTTTGTGAAGCTGCGGACAATGCTGGTGCGTACTCACATGCAGGACCTGAAGGACGTGACACGGGAGACACATTATGAGAACTACCGGGCACAGTGCATCCAGAGCATGACCCGCCTGGTGGTGAAAGAACGGAATCGCAA caAACTGACTCGAGAGAGTGGTACCGACTTCCCCATTCCTGCTGTCCCACCAGGGACAGATCCAGAAACCGAGAGGCTGATCCGAGAGAAAGATGAGGAG CTGCGACGGATGCAGGAGATGCTGCACAAAATCCAAAGACAGATGAAGGAGACCCATTAG
- the SEPTIN4 gene encoding septin-4 isoform X7, protein MDDKEYVGFATLPNQVHRKSVKKGESGLGKSTLVNSLFLTDLYRDRKLLSAEERIMQTVEITKHAVDIEEKGVKLRLTIVDTPGFGDAVNNTECWKPVAEYIDQQFEQYFRDESGLNRKNIQDNRVHCCLYFISPFGHGLRPLDVEFMKALHQRVNIVPILAKADTLTPPEVERKKRKIREEIEHFGIKVYQFPDCDSDEDEDFKLQDQALKESIPFAVIGSNTVVEARGRRVRGRLYPWGIVEVENPGHCDFVKLRTMLVRTHMQDLKDVTRETHYENYRAQCIQSMTRLVVKERNRNKLTRESGTDFPIPAVPPGTDPETERLIREKDEELRRMQEMLHKIQRQMKETH, encoded by the exons ATG GATGACAAGGAGTATGTGGGCTTTGCGACCCTCCCCAATCAAGTCCACCGAAAGTCCGTGAAGAAAG GAGAGTCTGGTCTGGGGAAATCCACTCTCGTCAATAGCCTCTTCCTCACTGATCTGTACCGGGACCGGAAACTCCTCAGTGCTGAAg AGCGGATCATGCAAACAGTGGAGATCACTAAACATGCAGTGGACATAGAAGAGAAGGGTGTGAAGCTGCGGCTCACCATTGTGGACACACCGGGTTTTGGGGATGCGGTCAACAACACAGAGTG CTGGAAGCCTGTGGCAGAATACATCGACCAGCAGTTTGAGCAGTATTTCCGAGATGAGAGTGGCCTGAACCGCAAGAACATCCAAGACAACAGGGTGCACTGCTGCCTGTACTTCATCTCGCCCTTCGGCCACGG GCTCCGGCCATTGGATGTTGAATTTATGAAGGCCCTGCATCAGCGGGTCAACATCGTGCCTATCTTGGCAAAGGCGGACACACTGACACCTCCAGAAGTGGAGCGCAAGAAACGCAAA ATCCGGGAGGAGATTGAGCACTTTGGAATCAAGGTCTACCAATTCCCAGACTGTGACTCTGACGAGGATGAGGACTTCAAATTACAGGACCAAGCCCTAAAG GAAAGCATCCCATTTGCTGTAATTGGGAGCAACACTGTGGTAGAGGCCAGAGGGCGGCGAGTTCGGGGCCGGCTCTACCCCTGGGGCATTGTGGAAG TGGAAAACCCAGGGCACTGCGACTTTGTGAAGCTGCGGACAATGCTGGTGCGTACTCACATGCAGGACCTGAAGGACGTGACACGGGAGACACATTATGAGAACTACCGGGCACAGTGCATCCAGAGCATGACCCGCCTGGTGGTGAAAGAACGGAATCGCAA caAACTGACTCGAGAGAGTGGTACCGACTTCCCCATTCCTGCTGTCCCACCAGGGACAGATCCAGAAACCGAGAGGCTGATCCGAGAGAAAGATGAGGAG CTGCGACGGATGCAGGAGATGCTGCACAAAATCCAAAGACAGATGAAGGAGACCCATTAG
- the SEPTIN4 gene encoding septin-4 isoform X8 has product MVAGESGLGKSTLVNSLFLTDLYRDRKLLSAEERIMQTVEITKHAVDIEEKGVKLRLTIVDTPGFGDAVNNTECWKPVAEYIDQQFEQYFRDESGLNRKNIQDNRVHCCLYFISPFGHGLRPLDVEFMKALHQRVNIVPILAKADTLTPPEVERKKRKIREEIEHFGIKVYQFPDCDSDEDEDFKLQDQALKESIPFAVIGSNTVVEARGRRVRGRLYPWGIVEVENPGHCDFVKLRTMLVRTHMQDLKDVTRETHYENYRAQCIQSMTRLVVKERNRNKLTRESGTDFPIPAVPPGTDPETERLIREKDEELRRMQEMLHKIQRQMKETH; this is encoded by the exons ATGGTGGCAG GAGAGTCTGGTCTGGGGAAATCCACTCTCGTCAATAGCCTCTTCCTCACTGATCTGTACCGGGACCGGAAACTCCTCAGTGCTGAAg AGCGGATCATGCAAACAGTGGAGATCACTAAACATGCAGTGGACATAGAAGAGAAGGGTGTGAAGCTGCGGCTCACCATTGTGGACACACCGGGTTTTGGGGATGCGGTCAACAACACAGAGTG CTGGAAGCCTGTGGCAGAATACATCGACCAGCAGTTTGAGCAGTATTTCCGAGATGAGAGTGGCCTGAACCGCAAGAACATCCAAGACAACAGGGTGCACTGCTGCCTGTACTTCATCTCGCCCTTCGGCCACGG GCTCCGGCCATTGGATGTTGAATTTATGAAGGCCCTGCATCAGCGGGTCAACATCGTGCCTATCTTGGCAAAGGCGGACACACTGACACCTCCAGAAGTGGAGCGCAAGAAACGCAAA ATCCGGGAGGAGATTGAGCACTTTGGAATCAAGGTCTACCAATTCCCAGACTGTGACTCTGACGAGGATGAGGACTTCAAATTACAGGACCAAGCCCTAAAG GAAAGCATCCCATTTGCTGTAATTGGGAGCAACACTGTGGTAGAGGCCAGAGGGCGGCGAGTTCGGGGCCGGCTCTACCCCTGGGGCATTGTGGAAG TGGAAAACCCAGGGCACTGCGACTTTGTGAAGCTGCGGACAATGCTGGTGCGTACTCACATGCAGGACCTGAAGGACGTGACACGGGAGACACATTATGAGAACTACCGGGCACAGTGCATCCAGAGCATGACCCGCCTGGTGGTGAAAGAACGGAATCGCAA caAACTGACTCGAGAGAGTGGTACCGACTTCCCCATTCCTGCTGTCCCACCAGGGACAGATCCAGAAACCGAGAGGCTGATCCGAGAGAAAGATGAGGAG CTGCGACGGATGCAGGAGATGCTGCACAAAATCCAAAGACAGATGAAGGAGACCCATTAG
- the SEPTIN4 gene encoding septin-4 isoform X5: protein MIKRFLEDADDAELNKFVKDFPGSETYHQPEAKTWVYRPQILEPRPQASDLCQDDLEFRPPSWPQPSDSQQYISASAPLSPSARPRSPWGKLDPYDSSEDDKEYVGFATLPNQVHRKSVKKGFDFTLMVAGESGLGKSTLVNSLFLTDLYRDRKLLSAEERIMQTVEITKHAVDIEEKGVKLRLTIVDTPGFGDAVNNTECWKPVAEYIDQQFEQYFRDESGLNRKNIQDNRVHCCLYFISPFGHGLRPLDVEFMKALHQRVNIVPILAKADTLTPPEVERKKRKIREEIEHFGIKVYQFPDCDSDEDEDFKLQDQALKESIPFAVIGSNTVVEARGRRVRGRLYPWGIVEVENPGHCDFVKLRTMLVRTHMQDLKDVTRETHYENYRAQCIQSMTRLVVKERNRNKLTRESGTDFPIPAVPPGTDPETERLIREKDEELRRMQEMLHKIQRQMKETH, encoded by the exons ATG ATTAAGCGCTTTCTGGAGGACGCGGATGATGCAGAACTGAACAAGTTCGTGAAGGATTTCCCAGGAAGCGAGACCTACCACCAACCAGAGGCCAAGACCTGGGTGTACAGGCCCCAAATCCTGGAGCCGAGGCCCCAGGCCTCGGACCTCTGCCAGGATGACCTGGAGTTCAGACCCCCTTCGTGGCCCCAGCCCTCTGACAGCCAGCAGTACATCTCTGCCTCAGCCCCTCTCAGCCCCTCAGCCCGGCCCCGCAGCCCGTGGGGCAAGCTCGATCCCTATGACTCCTCTGAG GATGACAAGGAGTATGTGGGCTTTGCGACCCTCCCCAATCAAGTCCACCGAAAGTCCGTGAAGAAAGGTTTTGACTTTACCCTCATGGTGGCAG GAGAGTCTGGTCTGGGGAAATCCACTCTCGTCAATAGCCTCTTCCTCACTGATCTGTACCGGGACCGGAAACTCCTCAGTGCTGAAg AGCGGATCATGCAAACAGTGGAGATCACTAAACATGCAGTGGACATAGAAGAGAAGGGTGTGAAGCTGCGGCTCACCATTGTGGACACACCGGGTTTTGGGGATGCGGTCAACAACACAGAGTG CTGGAAGCCTGTGGCAGAATACATCGACCAGCAGTTTGAGCAGTATTTCCGAGATGAGAGTGGCCTGAACCGCAAGAACATCCAAGACAACAGGGTGCACTGCTGCCTGTACTTCATCTCGCCCTTCGGCCACGG GCTCCGGCCATTGGATGTTGAATTTATGAAGGCCCTGCATCAGCGGGTCAACATCGTGCCTATCTTGGCAAAGGCGGACACACTGACACCTCCAGAAGTGGAGCGCAAGAAACGCAAA ATCCGGGAGGAGATTGAGCACTTTGGAATCAAGGTCTACCAATTCCCAGACTGTGACTCTGACGAGGATGAGGACTTCAAATTACAGGACCAAGCCCTAAAG GAAAGCATCCCATTTGCTGTAATTGGGAGCAACACTGTGGTAGAGGCCAGAGGGCGGCGAGTTCGGGGCCGGCTCTACCCCTGGGGCATTGTGGAAG TGGAAAACCCAGGGCACTGCGACTTTGTGAAGCTGCGGACAATGCTGGTGCGTACTCACATGCAGGACCTGAAGGACGTGACACGGGAGACACATTATGAGAACTACCGGGCACAGTGCATCCAGAGCATGACCCGCCTGGTGGTGAAAGAACGGAATCGCAA caAACTGACTCGAGAGAGTGGTACCGACTTCCCCATTCCTGCTGTCCCACCAGGGACAGATCCAGAAACCGAGAGGCTGATCCGAGAGAAAGATGAGGAG CTGCGACGGATGCAGGAGATGCTGCACAAAATCCAAAGACAGATGAAGGAGACCCATTAG
- the SEPTIN4 gene encoding septin-4 isoform X1, with protein sequence MDRSLGWQGSSVPEDRTEAGASPGDYGYQQIKRFLEDADDAELNKFVKDFPGSETYHQPEAKTWVYRPQILEPRPQASDLCQDDLEFRPPSWPQPSDSQQYISASAPLSPSARPRSPWGKLDPYDSSEDDKEYVGFATLPNQVHRKSVKKGFDFTLMVAGESGLGKSTLVNSLFLTDLYRDRKLLSAEERIMQTVEITKHAVDIEEKGVKLRLTIVDTPGFGDAVNNTECWKPVAEYIDQQFEQYFRDESGLNRKNIQDNRVHCCLYFISPFGHGLRPLDVEFMKALHQRVNIVPILAKADTLTPPEVERKKRKIREEIEHFGIKVYQFPDCDSDEDEDFKLQDQALKESIPFAVIGSNTVVEARGRRVRGRLYPWGIVEVENPGHCDFVKLRTMLVRTHMQDLKDVTRETHYENYRAQCIQSMTRLVVKERNRNKLTRESGTDFPIPAVPPGTDPETERLIREKDEELRRMQEMLHKIQRQMKETH encoded by the exons ATGGACCGTTCACTGGGATGGCAAGGCAGTTCTGTCCCTGAGGACAGAACTGAAGCTGGG GCAAGCCCTGGAGACTACGGCTATCAGCAG ATTAAGCGCTTTCTGGAGGACGCGGATGATGCAGAACTGAACAAGTTCGTGAAGGATTTCCCAGGAAGCGAGACCTACCACCAACCAGAGGCCAAGACCTGGGTGTACAGGCCCCAAATCCTGGAGCCGAGGCCCCAGGCCTCGGACCTCTGCCAGGATGACCTGGAGTTCAGACCCCCTTCGTGGCCCCAGCCCTCTGACAGCCAGCAGTACATCTCTGCCTCAGCCCCTCTCAGCCCCTCAGCCCGGCCCCGCAGCCCGTGGGGCAAGCTCGATCCCTATGACTCCTCTGAG GATGACAAGGAGTATGTGGGCTTTGCGACCCTCCCCAATCAAGTCCACCGAAAGTCCGTGAAGAAAGGTTTTGACTTTACCCTCATGGTGGCAG GAGAGTCTGGTCTGGGGAAATCCACTCTCGTCAATAGCCTCTTCCTCACTGATCTGTACCGGGACCGGAAACTCCTCAGTGCTGAAg AGCGGATCATGCAAACAGTGGAGATCACTAAACATGCAGTGGACATAGAAGAGAAGGGTGTGAAGCTGCGGCTCACCATTGTGGACACACCGGGTTTTGGGGATGCGGTCAACAACACAGAGTG CTGGAAGCCTGTGGCAGAATACATCGACCAGCAGTTTGAGCAGTATTTCCGAGATGAGAGTGGCCTGAACCGCAAGAACATCCAAGACAACAGGGTGCACTGCTGCCTGTACTTCATCTCGCCCTTCGGCCACGG GCTCCGGCCATTGGATGTTGAATTTATGAAGGCCCTGCATCAGCGGGTCAACATCGTGCCTATCTTGGCAAAGGCGGACACACTGACACCTCCAGAAGTGGAGCGCAAGAAACGCAAA ATCCGGGAGGAGATTGAGCACTTTGGAATCAAGGTCTACCAATTCCCAGACTGTGACTCTGACGAGGATGAGGACTTCAAATTACAGGACCAAGCCCTAAAG GAAAGCATCCCATTTGCTGTAATTGGGAGCAACACTGTGGTAGAGGCCAGAGGGCGGCGAGTTCGGGGCCGGCTCTACCCCTGGGGCATTGTGGAAG TGGAAAACCCAGGGCACTGCGACTTTGTGAAGCTGCGGACAATGCTGGTGCGTACTCACATGCAGGACCTGAAGGACGTGACACGGGAGACACATTATGAGAACTACCGGGCACAGTGCATCCAGAGCATGACCCGCCTGGTGGTGAAAGAACGGAATCGCAA caAACTGACTCGAGAGAGTGGTACCGACTTCCCCATTCCTGCTGTCCCACCAGGGACAGATCCAGAAACCGAGAGGCTGATCCGAGAGAAAGATGAGGAG CTGCGACGGATGCAGGAGATGCTGCACAAAATCCAAAGACAGATGAAGGAGACCCATTAG
- the SEPTIN4 gene encoding septin-4 isoform X4, producing MASPGDYGYQQIKRFLEDADDAELNKFVKDFPGSETYHQPEAKTWVYRPQILEPRPQASDLCQDDLEFRPPSWPQPSDSQQYISASAPLSPSARPRSPWGKLDPYDSSEDDKEYVGFATLPNQVHRKSVKKGFDFTLMVAGESGLGKSTLVNSLFLTDLYRDRKLLSAEERIMQTVEITKHAVDIEEKGVKLRLTIVDTPGFGDAVNNTECWKPVAEYIDQQFEQYFRDESGLNRKNIQDNRVHCCLYFISPFGHGLRPLDVEFMKALHQRVNIVPILAKADTLTPPEVERKKRKIREEIEHFGIKVYQFPDCDSDEDEDFKLQDQALKESIPFAVIGSNTVVEARGRRVRGRLYPWGIVEVENPGHCDFVKLRTMLVRTHMQDLKDVTRETHYENYRAQCIQSMTRLVVKERNRNKLTRESGTDFPIPAVPPGTDPETERLIREKDEELRRMQEMLHKIQRQMKETH from the exons ATG GCAAGCCCTGGAGACTACGGCTATCAGCAG ATTAAGCGCTTTCTGGAGGACGCGGATGATGCAGAACTGAACAAGTTCGTGAAGGATTTCCCAGGAAGCGAGACCTACCACCAACCAGAGGCCAAGACCTGGGTGTACAGGCCCCAAATCCTGGAGCCGAGGCCCCAGGCCTCGGACCTCTGCCAGGATGACCTGGAGTTCAGACCCCCTTCGTGGCCCCAGCCCTCTGACAGCCAGCAGTACATCTCTGCCTCAGCCCCTCTCAGCCCCTCAGCCCGGCCCCGCAGCCCGTGGGGCAAGCTCGATCCCTATGACTCCTCTGAG GATGACAAGGAGTATGTGGGCTTTGCGACCCTCCCCAATCAAGTCCACCGAAAGTCCGTGAAGAAAGGTTTTGACTTTACCCTCATGGTGGCAG GAGAGTCTGGTCTGGGGAAATCCACTCTCGTCAATAGCCTCTTCCTCACTGATCTGTACCGGGACCGGAAACTCCTCAGTGCTGAAg AGCGGATCATGCAAACAGTGGAGATCACTAAACATGCAGTGGACATAGAAGAGAAGGGTGTGAAGCTGCGGCTCACCATTGTGGACACACCGGGTTTTGGGGATGCGGTCAACAACACAGAGTG CTGGAAGCCTGTGGCAGAATACATCGACCAGCAGTTTGAGCAGTATTTCCGAGATGAGAGTGGCCTGAACCGCAAGAACATCCAAGACAACAGGGTGCACTGCTGCCTGTACTTCATCTCGCCCTTCGGCCACGG GCTCCGGCCATTGGATGTTGAATTTATGAAGGCCCTGCATCAGCGGGTCAACATCGTGCCTATCTTGGCAAAGGCGGACACACTGACACCTCCAGAAGTGGAGCGCAAGAAACGCAAA ATCCGGGAGGAGATTGAGCACTTTGGAATCAAGGTCTACCAATTCCCAGACTGTGACTCTGACGAGGATGAGGACTTCAAATTACAGGACCAAGCCCTAAAG GAAAGCATCCCATTTGCTGTAATTGGGAGCAACACTGTGGTAGAGGCCAGAGGGCGGCGAGTTCGGGGCCGGCTCTACCCCTGGGGCATTGTGGAAG TGGAAAACCCAGGGCACTGCGACTTTGTGAAGCTGCGGACAATGCTGGTGCGTACTCACATGCAGGACCTGAAGGACGTGACACGGGAGACACATTATGAGAACTACCGGGCACAGTGCATCCAGAGCATGACCCGCCTGGTGGTGAAAGAACGGAATCGCAA caAACTGACTCGAGAGAGTGGTACCGACTTCCCCATTCCTGCTGTCCCACCAGGGACAGATCCAGAAACCGAGAGGCTGATCCGAGAGAAAGATGAGGAG CTGCGACGGATGCAGGAGATGCTGCACAAAATCCAAAGACAGATGAAGGAGACCCATTAG
- the SEPTIN4 gene encoding septin-4 isoform X6, whose protein sequence is MDDKEYVGFATLPNQVHRKSVKKGFDFTLMVAGESGLGKSTLVNSLFLTDLYRDRKLLSAEERIMQTVEITKHAVDIEEKGVKLRLTIVDTPGFGDAVNNTECWKPVAEYIDQQFEQYFRDESGLNRKNIQDNRVHCCLYFISPFGHGLRPLDVEFMKALHQRVNIVPILAKADTLTPPEVERKKRKIREEIEHFGIKVYQFPDCDSDEDEDFKLQDQALKESIPFAVIGSNTVVEARGRRVRGRLYPWGIVEVENPGHCDFVKLRTMLVRTHMQDLKDVTRETHYENYRAQCIQSMTRLVVKERNRNKLTRESGTDFPIPAVPPGTDPETERLIREKDEELRRMQEMLHKIQRQMKETH, encoded by the exons ATG GATGACAAGGAGTATGTGGGCTTTGCGACCCTCCCCAATCAAGTCCACCGAAAGTCCGTGAAGAAAGGTTTTGACTTTACCCTCATGGTGGCAG GAGAGTCTGGTCTGGGGAAATCCACTCTCGTCAATAGCCTCTTCCTCACTGATCTGTACCGGGACCGGAAACTCCTCAGTGCTGAAg AGCGGATCATGCAAACAGTGGAGATCACTAAACATGCAGTGGACATAGAAGAGAAGGGTGTGAAGCTGCGGCTCACCATTGTGGACACACCGGGTTTTGGGGATGCGGTCAACAACACAGAGTG CTGGAAGCCTGTGGCAGAATACATCGACCAGCAGTTTGAGCAGTATTTCCGAGATGAGAGTGGCCTGAACCGCAAGAACATCCAAGACAACAGGGTGCACTGCTGCCTGTACTTCATCTCGCCCTTCGGCCACGG GCTCCGGCCATTGGATGTTGAATTTATGAAGGCCCTGCATCAGCGGGTCAACATCGTGCCTATCTTGGCAAAGGCGGACACACTGACACCTCCAGAAGTGGAGCGCAAGAAACGCAAA ATCCGGGAGGAGATTGAGCACTTTGGAATCAAGGTCTACCAATTCCCAGACTGTGACTCTGACGAGGATGAGGACTTCAAATTACAGGACCAAGCCCTAAAG GAAAGCATCCCATTTGCTGTAATTGGGAGCAACACTGTGGTAGAGGCCAGAGGGCGGCGAGTTCGGGGCCGGCTCTACCCCTGGGGCATTGTGGAAG TGGAAAACCCAGGGCACTGCGACTTTGTGAAGCTGCGGACAATGCTGGTGCGTACTCACATGCAGGACCTGAAGGACGTGACACGGGAGACACATTATGAGAACTACCGGGCACAGTGCATCCAGAGCATGACCCGCCTGGTGGTGAAAGAACGGAATCGCAA caAACTGACTCGAGAGAGTGGTACCGACTTCCCCATTCCTGCTGTCCCACCAGGGACAGATCCAGAAACCGAGAGGCTGATCCGAGAGAAAGATGAGGAG CTGCGACGGATGCAGGAGATGCTGCACAAAATCCAAAGACAGATGAAGGAGACCCATTAG